From a single Labrenzia sp. PHM005 genomic region:
- the cysD gene encoding sulfate adenylyltransferase subunit CysD → MDIGPIEVTSERLSNLRRLEAESIHIIREVAAEFSNPVMLYSIGKDSGVMLHLAMKAFYPSKPPFPLLHVDTTWKFKDMITFRDETAKRLGLDLLVHTNPEGLEKGIGPFSHGSSVHTHVMKTEALKQALDKYGFDAAFGGARRDEEKSRAKERVFSFRNAHHGWDPKNQRPELWNLYNARVAKGESIRAFPLSNWTELDIWQYILTENIPMVPLYFAKKRPVVERDGMLIMADDDRLVLQPGEKIEEKMIRFRTLGCYPLTGAIESDAATLPEIVKEMLIARTSERQGRLIDKDESASMEKKKREGYF, encoded by the coding sequence ATGGATATTGGGCCGATAGAAGTGACGTCAGAGCGCCTTAGTAACCTCCGCCGATTAGAGGCGGAGAGCATTCACATCATCCGCGAGGTGGCGGCTGAGTTCTCTAATCCGGTGATGTTATATTCCATCGGCAAGGACAGCGGTGTCATGCTGCACCTGGCGATGAAGGCGTTTTATCCGTCCAAACCGCCGTTTCCTTTGCTTCATGTTGATACCACTTGGAAGTTCAAGGACATGATCACCTTCCGGGACGAGACCGCCAAGCGCCTGGGCCTGGATCTCTTGGTGCACACCAATCCGGAAGGACTGGAAAAGGGCATCGGCCCGTTCTCCCACGGCTCATCCGTGCACACCCATGTGATGAAAACCGAGGCGCTGAAACAGGCACTCGACAAATACGGCTTTGATGCTGCTTTTGGCGGCGCGCGCCGGGATGAAGAAAAGAGCCGGGCCAAGGAACGGGTGTTTTCCTTCAGGAATGCCCATCACGGCTGGGATCCGAAAAACCAGCGTCCGGAGCTGTGGAACCTCTACAACGCCCGTGTCGCCAAAGGCGAGAGCATCCGCGCCTTTCCGCTGTCCAACTGGACCGAGCTGGATATCTGGCAATACATCCTGACGGAAAACATCCCGATGGTGCCGCTGTATTTTGCCAAAAAGCGTCCGGTAGTGGAGCGCGACGGCATGCTGATCATGGCCGACGATGACCGTTTGGTTCTGCAGCCGGGCGAAAAAATCGAAGAAAAGATGATCCGTTTCCGCACGCTCGGCTGTTACCCGCTGACCGGTGCGATTGAATCGGACGCGGCTACATTGCCGGAAATCGTCAAGGAAATGCTGATTGCCCGCACGTCCGAGCGTCAGGGCCGCCTGATCGACAAGGACGAAAGCGCCTCGATGGAAAAGAAAAAGCGTGAGGGGTATTTCTGA
- a CDS encoding PAS-domain containing protein, with protein sequence MAHYINRDCDAWALLECLVSSVHQGITVVDKDLNIDLFNNEAIRLLDLSPEIVAQTPTFEGLIRYNAERGDYGPGDPDEQVAERIAIAKKFEPHDFVRERPDGTRIRIQGTPMSNGGFVTIYTDVTEEYRQKTELEDARERLEGRLSESSRELDRNRDLLLNAINAISDGLGIANPRGEVILANDKMRKIYPRIDEFIDNKGSAVDVIRTVFPEKTGRNFENDDEGPFGDGEWRFPDGRWYKVTRTRASDGSLISVYSDVTSYKEQHAVLQSHTDELIRHLRKEKKLTEMQREFVSMASHEFRTPLAIIDSNAQRMARKIDKLEPTMVMDRITNIRQSVERMQYLITRFLNFSQSQSGEVDLQTEDTAIRDLVDRVCRSIQSVNKNHDIHIDISDLPENATLDPKLFEHCLNNIISNAIKYSPERKNIWVTGSQIDGSFQISVRDEGVGIPTDEIPKIFNRYFRASTSSGIAGTGIGLNMTEMIIQKHNGKVDVDSQVGEGTTVTMTLPTAVRAAA encoded by the coding sequence ATGGCACATTATATTAATCGCGACTGTGATGCTTGGGCCTTGCTCGAGTGCCTCGTCTCATCTGTCCATCAGGGTATTACTGTCGTCGACAAAGACTTGAACATCGACTTGTTTAACAACGAAGCTATTAGGTTACTTGATCTTAGCCCGGAGATTGTTGCCCAGACACCGACCTTTGAAGGTTTAATTCGGTACAATGCCGAACGCGGAGATTATGGCCCAGGCGATCCGGATGAACAGGTTGCCGAACGGATCGCAATAGCCAAAAAATTTGAACCTCATGATTTTGTCCGCGAGCGCCCTGATGGTACCCGTATACGAATCCAGGGCACCCCAATGTCCAATGGCGGATTTGTCACCATCTATACCGATGTCACCGAGGAGTACCGGCAGAAAACTGAGCTGGAAGATGCTCGCGAACGCCTCGAAGGACGGCTTTCAGAGAGCTCAAGGGAACTGGATCGCAACCGTGATCTCTTGTTAAACGCGATCAACGCCATATCGGACGGACTTGGCATTGCCAATCCAAGAGGTGAAGTCATCCTCGCCAACGACAAGATGCGCAAAATCTATCCGCGTATCGATGAGTTTATTGACAACAAGGGCAGCGCCGTTGACGTCATCCGAACCGTTTTCCCGGAAAAAACCGGACGCAATTTCGAAAACGATGACGAAGGCCCGTTTGGTGATGGCGAATGGCGTTTTCCTGATGGCCGCTGGTACAAAGTCACCCGGACCAGAGCCAGCGATGGCAGCCTGATCTCTGTCTATTCAGACGTCACATCCTATAAGGAACAACATGCCGTTTTGCAGAGCCACACGGACGAGTTGATCCGGCATCTTCGAAAAGAAAAGAAGCTCACCGAGATGCAGCGGGAATTCGTCTCCATGGCATCGCATGAATTCCGAACCCCACTGGCGATTATCGACAGCAACGCGCAACGCATGGCGCGAAAGATCGACAAACTCGAACCGACCATGGTTATGGATCGGATTACGAACATCCGTCAAAGCGTTGAACGGATGCAGTATCTCATAACGCGTTTCTTGAATTTTTCGCAGTCACAGTCGGGAGAAGTCGACCTACAGACCGAGGACACAGCAATCCGGGATCTCGTCGACCGGGTCTGCAGATCAATACAAAGCGTCAACAAAAACCACGATATTCATATTGATATTTCGGACCTGCCCGAGAATGCGACACTCGACCCCAAGTTGTTTGAACACTGCCTAAACAACATCATTTCGAATGCGATCAAATACTCCCCTGAAAGAAAAAACATCTGGGTGACTGGCAGCCAGATTGACGGCAGCTTTCAGATTTCGGTCCGGGATGAAGGGGTTGGCATTCCCACTGACGAAATTCCGAAAATCTTCAACCGGTACTTTAGGGCCTCGACGTCCAGCGGGATCGCCGGGACCGGGATTGGGCTCAATATGACCGAGATGATCATTCAAAAACACAACGGTAAAGTCGATGTGGACAGTCAGGTCGGGGAAGGAACGACCGTCACTATGACCTTGCCGACAGCCGTCAGGGCTGCAGCTTGA
- the cysN gene encoding sulfate adenylyltransferase subunit CysN produces the protein MSVLEETLTSADAVTAYVAAQEQKDQLRFLTCGSVDDGKSTLIGRLLYDTKLIFEDQLAALERDSKKHGTVGEDIDLALLVDGLEAEREQGITIDVAYRFFATEKRKFIVADTPGHEQYTRNMATGASTADLAVLLVDARNGLQVQTRRHAFIASLLGIRHVVLAVNKIDLVGYSEDRFDEIRKEFETFANGFDFESLQAIPMSARYGDNVTAKSEHLAWYAGPTLLEHLETIEVGEHELDAPFRFPVQWVNRPNLDFRGYSGTIASGKVAVGDEIVVAGPAKTSRIKQIIAPDGDVSSARAGEAVTLTLEDEIDISRGDLLATPSARPDVADQMAAHLIWMSEDALLPGRSYLLKIGAKTVNAQVTEIKHKINVNTFEHMAGKTLELNEIAFCNLSLSSDVAFDPYEANRTTGSFILIDRMSNQTVGAGMVWFALRRATNIHWQALEVDQKARADKMGQQPAVLWFTGLSGSGKSTIASLVEKKLHAEGRHTYTLDGDNVRHGLNRDLGFTDADRVENIRRVGEVAKLMADAGLITLVSFISPFRSERQMARDLLPEGSFIEVFVDTPIEECKKRDPKGLYAKAERGEIKNFTGIDSPYEAPENPEIRIQNVGRPPEEVADEIVNFLRERGFLSVFGMYGDGI, from the coding sequence ATGAGCGTTCTGGAAGAGACCCTGACAAGTGCCGATGCGGTGACTGCTTATGTCGCCGCTCAAGAGCAAAAAGACCAGCTGCGGTTTTTAACCTGCGGTTCGGTGGATGACGGCAAGTCGACGCTGATCGGCCGCCTGCTTTATGACACCAAGCTGATTTTTGAAGATCAGCTGGCCGCCCTGGAACGCGACAGCAAAAAACATGGCACGGTCGGCGAGGACATCGATCTGGCGCTGCTGGTCGACGGCCTGGAAGCAGAGCGCGAGCAGGGCATCACAATCGACGTCGCCTACCGTTTCTTTGCCACCGAAAAGCGCAAGTTCATCGTCGCCGATACGCCCGGCCACGAGCAATACACCCGCAACATGGCAACCGGCGCCTCAACCGCCGATCTTGCCGTGCTTCTAGTCGATGCGCGCAATGGCCTGCAGGTGCAAACCCGCCGCCATGCCTTCATTGCCTCGCTGCTTGGCATTCGCCATGTGGTCCTGGCGGTCAACAAGATCGACCTTGTTGGGTACTCAGAAGACCGGTTCGACGAGATCCGCAAGGAGTTCGAGACCTTCGCCAATGGCTTTGACTTTGAAAGCCTGCAGGCGATCCCGATGTCGGCGCGCTACGGCGACAATGTCACCGCCAAAAGCGAACATCTTGCCTGGTACGCTGGACCAACCCTGTTGGAGCATCTGGAAACGATTGAGGTCGGCGAGCATGAGCTGGACGCCCCATTCCGCTTTCCCGTGCAATGGGTGAACCGGCCGAACCTGGATTTCCGTGGCTATTCCGGCACCATCGCCAGCGGCAAAGTGGCCGTTGGTGATGAGATCGTCGTGGCAGGTCCCGCGAAAACCAGCCGGATCAAACAGATCATTGCACCTGATGGGGATGTCAGCTCAGCGCGGGCAGGCGAAGCGGTGACGCTGACGCTCGAAGATGAGATCGATATCTCCCGCGGCGATCTGCTGGCAACGCCGTCCGCCCGTCCGGATGTCGCGGACCAGATGGCGGCGCACCTCATCTGGATGTCGGAAGACGCGCTTTTGCCAGGCCGCTCCTATCTCCTGAAGATCGGCGCAAAAACCGTCAATGCCCAGGTGACGGAGATCAAACACAAGATCAACGTCAATACCTTCGAACATATGGCTGGTAAGACGCTGGAATTGAATGAGATCGCCTTCTGCAACTTGAGCCTATCCTCCGATGTTGCCTTTGACCCGTACGAGGCCAACCGGACCACCGGGTCCTTCATCCTGATCGACCGGATGAGCAACCAAACGGTCGGGGCAGGCATGGTGTGGTTTGCCCTGCGCCGGGCAACCAACATCCATTGGCAGGCGCTGGAGGTCGATCAAAAGGCCCGCGCTGACAAGATGGGTCAGCAGCCGGCGGTGCTGTGGTTCACCGGGCTATCGGGGTCGGGCAAGTCGACCATTGCCTCGCTCGTTGAAAAGAAACTGCACGCGGAAGGCCGGCACACCTACACGCTTGATGGCGATAACGTCCGCCACGGGCTCAACCGGGATCTCGGCTTTACCGATGCAGACCGGGTGGAGAACATCCGCCGTGTGGGCGAGGTCGCCAAGCTGATGGCTGATGCAGGGCTGATCACGCTGGTCTCCTTCATCTCGCCGTTCCGCTCAGAGCGGCAGATGGCGCGCGATCTTCTGCCAGAAGGCAGCTTCATCGAAGTCTTTGTCGACACACCCATCGAGGAGTGCAAGAAGCGCGATCCGAAGGGGCTTTATGCCAAGGCTGAGCGGGGTGAGATCAAGAACTTCACCGGGATCGACAGCCCCTATGAAGCGCCGGAAAACCCGGAGATCCGCATCCAAAACGTCGGCCGCCCGCCTGAAGAAGTTGCGGACGAGATCGTCAACTTCTTAAGAGAACGCGGCTTCTTGAGTGTGTTCGGGATGTATGGTGACGGGATCTAA
- a CDS encoding SDR family NAD(P)-dependent oxidoreductase, with protein sequence MTELTGKTALVTGSVQGIGLSIATCLAKAGARVALHGLATPEQAAEAVAAVKGAGAPEAKFFDADIRDIAAVDAMMQAVAEWGGADILVNNAGIQKTASYAELDAATWDAIIGVNLSGAFHTMRHALPVMAERGYGRVINIASVHGLVASVNKAPYVASKFGLVGMSKVAALEYAAAGTKAKGGVTVNCIAPGWTETVLIEPQVAARAALHGGDRDLGIADLLAEKQPTKRTSNPSEIGELALWLCNPVAHNVTGTTIPVDGGWTAQ encoded by the coding sequence ATGACTGAACTGACAGGAAAAACAGCGCTGGTCACTGGCTCGGTCCAGGGCATTGGGCTGTCGATTGCAACCTGCCTGGCCAAGGCCGGTGCCCGGGTGGCCTTGCATGGCCTGGCAACACCGGAACAGGCGGCGGAGGCGGTCGCTGCAGTCAAAGGTGCTGGGGCTCCGGAAGCGAAGTTCTTTGACGCCGATATACGCGATATCGCAGCCGTCGATGCAATGATGCAGGCCGTTGCGGAGTGGGGCGGCGCCGACATTCTGGTAAACAATGCCGGTATCCAAAAAACTGCCAGCTACGCAGAGCTGGATGCGGCGACTTGGGACGCCATTATCGGCGTCAACCTCTCCGGCGCCTTTCACACCATGCGTCATGCGCTGCCCGTGATGGCCGAGCGCGGTTATGGCCGGGTGATCAACATAGCGTCCGTGCATGGCTTGGTCGCGTCAGTCAACAAGGCGCCTTATGTTGCCTCCAAATTCGGCCTGGTCGGCATGAGCAAGGTGGCAGCATTGGAATATGCGGCGGCCGGAACCAAGGCCAAAGGCGGTGTCACCGTCAATTGCATAGCGCCAGGCTGGACCGAAACAGTGCTGATCGAGCCGCAAGTTGCCGCCCGCGCGGCCCTTCACGGTGGTGATAGAGACCTCGGAATTGCCGACCTTTTGGCCGAAAAACAGCCGACAAAACGGACATCGAACCCATCGGAAATCGGCGAGCTGGCACTGTGGCTGTGTAATCCGGTTGCGCATAATGTCACCGGAACAACCATCCCGGTCGATGGTGGCTGGACGGCGCAGTAA
- a CDS encoding response regulator transcription factor, with protein sequence MTEKATILCVEDESLLLEDLRDELIEEGYRVLTAGDGKAALEVLSTDRPDLILCDMMMPRMDGPSLLKEIRDNHKKLDNVPFIFLTAKATRDDIIMGKRLGVDDYLTKPVDYDLLLATVDASIGQIKRIEEQNNKKLRMLYKALQDKRHKGPATKKPRPLTISIITAKPNLIQPLTTAMRELGCEVSFISEDQLAKRSFDLQNVDLLFMMYSKVVHYYLKYVTEERPQDWDGETIILAPPKITVEQRNIITDSGVDDFIEYPYPPVDIFKLILKKVKGAPAMASGTTH encoded by the coding sequence ATGACTGAAAAGGCAACTATTCTGTGTGTCGAAGACGAGAGCTTGCTCTTGGAAGACCTACGCGATGAATTGATAGAAGAAGGTTACCGGGTGTTGACGGCTGGAGACGGCAAGGCAGCGCTGGAAGTATTGAGCACAGACCGTCCGGACTTAATTCTCTGCGATATGATGATGCCGCGTATGGATGGCCCAAGTTTGCTGAAGGAAATCCGGGATAATCATAAGAAACTGGACAATGTTCCATTTATATTTCTAACGGCCAAAGCCACCAGAGATGACATCATCATGGGAAAACGGCTTGGCGTGGACGACTATCTGACCAAGCCCGTCGATTACGATCTTCTTCTGGCAACCGTCGATGCCTCGATTGGCCAAATCAAACGCATTGAGGAACAGAACAACAAAAAACTGCGGATGCTGTATAAAGCACTGCAAGACAAACGGCACAAAGGCCCAGCGACAAAAAAACCGCGGCCTTTAACCATCTCGATCATTACGGCAAAGCCGAACCTCATTCAGCCGCTGACAACGGCGATGCGGGAACTGGGGTGCGAGGTGAGCTTCATTTCCGAAGACCAGCTGGCAAAACGGTCCTTTGATTTGCAGAATGTCGACCTCCTGTTCATGATGTACAGCAAGGTCGTTCACTACTACTTGAAATATGTGACGGAAGAACGCCCCCAAGACTGGGATGGCGAGACCATCATTCTGGCCCCTCCGAAAATCACCGTCGAACAACGCAACATCATAACCGACAGCGGCGTCGATGACTTTATCGAATACCCCTATCCGCCCGTCGATATATTCAAGCTGATCTTGAAGAAAGTTAAGGGCGCGCCGGCAATGGCCAGCGGAACCACACACTGA
- a CDS encoding PilZ domain-containing protein, with the protein MSDEKQEQALMSGQDTGAPENRPRRTRVLKKGKIVFQGGLRSFPCIVRNLSDGGALLQFETAFMAPPQFDLHIDLENFEVSCEKRWEDGLKLGVQFITEKRTVSAQRAQTLKTSEEALKSEIDIMHDSPDNFFTRQHMVDDQKRAHQPVRRTRPAGSGKTGFGKRR; encoded by the coding sequence ATGTCCGATGAAAAGCAAGAACAGGCACTTATGAGTGGTCAGGATACCGGGGCGCCTGAAAACCGTCCACGGCGAACCCGCGTTCTGAAAAAAGGCAAGATCGTTTTTCAAGGCGGCTTGCGTTCGTTTCCATGCATAGTACGTAATCTGTCCGATGGCGGCGCACTCTTGCAGTTTGAAACCGCCTTCATGGCACCGCCGCAATTCGACTTGCATATCGATCTGGAGAACTTTGAAGTCAGCTGCGAGAAGCGCTGGGAAGATGGCCTAAAGCTTGGCGTCCAATTTATCACCGAAAAGCGGACCGTCAGTGCTCAGCGTGCACAGACCCTAAAAACGTCAGAAGAAGCGCTGAAGTCCGAAATCGACATCATGCATGACAGCCCGGACAATTTCTTTACGCGGCAGCACATGGTCGATGATCAAAAACGCGCTCACCAGCCGGTCCGCAGAACTCGTCCAGCAGGAAGCGGCAAAACAGGTTTCGGCAAACGTCGATAA
- a CDS encoding alpha/beta hydrolase yields MADIAGRKELSPNDLNALAPDPGALLKAVGTPELHTPEMAELKKPYPFDRLLHATMARATAGISPISVSMAFFDWAAHLAVYPSRRSDLARCAADKWLAYLAYLCQAAADQDVVPVAEPEPRDRRFKHEGWSVWPFNAYQQAFLLGEQWWDEATKGIHGVSRHHSEVVNFAVRQLVDTLSPSNVPWMNPEVMETARTHCGANFVKGFGNFLEDMSLLADGGLPPGNGEFRPGKEIAITPGKVVYRNHLMELIQYSPATDKVYAEPVFIVPAWIMKYYILDLSPQNSLVKYLVNKGHTVFMVSWRNPEAADRDLGFEDYIQMGVLEGLSAVSHLVPNQKIHAVGYCLGGTLLMAAAAALAKRPANDLKSITLFAAQVDFEEAGELMLFTDDSQLAYTEDQMWEQGYLDKHQMAGAFNMLRSNDLIWSRLIHSYLIGERRPPNDLMAWNSDATRMPYRMHSEYLRKLYLNNELSEGHFKVEGKAVALRDIKVPIFAVGTISDHVAPWTSVYMLNLYTDTDVTFVLTSGGHNAGIVNPPGNPKRHYQIASKAENAKYIHPSKWIETVPRQEGSWWPAWQTWISRLSGEQTPPPSMGSEAAPYRVLCDAPGTYVHQT; encoded by the coding sequence GTGGCCGATATTGCCGGACGCAAAGAACTTTCACCAAATGATCTCAACGCACTGGCGCCCGATCCGGGGGCGCTCCTAAAGGCAGTCGGAACTCCTGAGCTGCATACGCCGGAGATGGCTGAGCTCAAGAAACCATATCCTTTTGATCGGTTGTTGCATGCAACGATGGCCCGAGCGACCGCGGGCATCTCGCCCATCTCCGTATCCATGGCGTTTTTTGATTGGGCCGCGCATCTGGCCGTGTATCCATCTAGGCGGTCAGATCTAGCGCGTTGCGCAGCGGACAAGTGGTTGGCGTATTTGGCCTATCTCTGCCAAGCCGCTGCGGATCAGGATGTTGTGCCGGTCGCAGAGCCGGAACCGCGCGACCGGCGGTTCAAACATGAAGGCTGGTCGGTATGGCCGTTCAACGCCTATCAGCAGGCATTCCTGCTTGGTGAACAATGGTGGGACGAAGCGACAAAAGGCATTCACGGCGTATCCCGACATCATAGCGAAGTGGTGAATTTCGCGGTGCGCCAGCTGGTCGATACGCTGTCACCATCCAATGTCCCCTGGATGAACCCGGAGGTGATGGAGACTGCCCGCACGCACTGTGGCGCCAATTTTGTTAAGGGATTTGGTAACTTTCTGGAGGATATGAGCCTTTTGGCCGACGGCGGTTTGCCGCCCGGGAATGGAGAATTCCGGCCCGGCAAGGAAATCGCGATAACACCAGGTAAGGTGGTTTATCGAAATCACCTGATGGAGCTCATCCAATACAGCCCGGCGACGGATAAAGTTTACGCCGAACCGGTGTTCATCGTTCCGGCCTGGATCATGAAATATTATATTCTCGATCTATCGCCGCAGAATTCACTGGTGAAATACCTGGTCAACAAAGGCCATACGGTGTTCATGGTGTCGTGGCGGAACCCGGAGGCCGCCGACCGCGATCTCGGGTTCGAAGACTATATCCAAATGGGGGTGCTGGAGGGTTTGTCAGCCGTCAGTCACCTTGTCCCAAACCAGAAAATTCACGCGGTCGGTTATTGCCTAGGTGGCACGTTGCTGATGGCGGCAGCAGCTGCGCTGGCCAAACGTCCGGCCAATGACCTTAAATCCATCACGCTGTTCGCCGCGCAAGTGGACTTTGAGGAAGCTGGGGAATTGATGCTGTTCACCGATGACAGTCAGCTGGCTTACACAGAAGATCAAATGTGGGAACAAGGCTATCTGGACAAACATCAGATGGCCGGTGCGTTCAACATGCTGCGGTCGAACGATCTGATCTGGTCGCGTCTGATCCACAGCTATTTGATCGGTGAGCGAAGGCCTCCGAACGATTTGATGGCCTGGAATTCTGACGCCACACGGATGCCATACCGCATGCACTCCGAATATTTGCGCAAGCTCTATCTGAACAACGAATTGTCCGAAGGGCACTTCAAGGTCGAGGGCAAGGCAGTCGCGCTGCGGGATATCAAGGTGCCGATTTTTGCCGTCGGCACGATCTCAGACCATGTGGCCCCCTGGACATCGGTTTACATGCTCAATCTCTACACAGATACGGATGTGACCTTCGTGCTCACGAGCGGCGGGCACAACGCGGGGATCGTTAATCCACCCGGTAATCCCAAACGCCACTACCAGATCGCGTCGAAAGCCGAAAACGCCAAATACATCCATCCATCGAAATGGATCGAGACAGTACCCCGCCAGGAAGGATCCTGGTGGCCGGCATGGCAAACCTGGATCAGCAGGCTTTCAGGAGAACAGACACCTCCTCCTTCTATGGGCAGTGAGGCTGCGCCGTATCGTGTCTTGTGTGACGCACCAGGGACGTATGTCCATCAGACTTAG
- a CDS encoding PAS and helix-turn-helix domain-containing protein — MEDIAAFAFEHAPVGLIYSEDRMIRRCNPRFAAMFQYSVAELTDVSLSQLYPSSEEFLRIGQIGAEKMLGTGAYRDERIMRRKSGVLFWCRVRGQSLDKDHPFARAVWSFADISDDRPLAEMSLRERQVATMLAEGLTSKEIARALDISHRTVEVHRARLMKKFNARNSLELIALIAGVPV; from the coding sequence TTGGAGGACATCGCGGCTTTTGCCTTTGAACACGCACCCGTCGGACTGATCTATTCGGAGGACCGGATGATCCGGCGTTGCAACCCGCGTTTTGCGGCCATGTTCCAATACTCCGTTGCCGAGCTGACGGATGTCTCGCTGTCGCAGCTTTATCCGTCCTCGGAAGAATTCCTGCGTATCGGCCAGATCGGCGCGGAAAAGATGCTTGGCACTGGCGCGTATCGGGACGAGCGCATCATGCGCCGCAAATCCGGTGTGCTCTTCTGGTGCCGGGTGCGGGGCCAGTCGCTCGACAAGGATCATCCGTTTGCCCGCGCGGTCTGGAGCTTTGCCGATATTTCGGACGACCGCCCGCTGGCCGAGATGAGCTTGAGGGAACGTCAAGTCGCGACCATGCTGGCGGAAGGTCTGACGTCCAAGGAAATCGCCCGGGCGCTCGATATTTCCCACCGCACCGTCGAAGTCCACCGCGCGCGGCTCATGAAAAAATTCAACGCCCGCAACAGCCTGGAACTCATTGCGCTTATTGCCGGCGTGCCAGTTTAG
- a CDS encoding AMP-binding protein, translating into MNPAEWLYRTATKTPGAPALFSGTKQIADYAKFAKAAAAIAAALQQRGIERGDRVAVFMSNSPAYLEVLYGIWWAGAAAVPINAKLHGKEAAWMVSDAGARLVFCDDKSAAALPKYVAEDVTVVSCQGPDYAVLRGTPAMNQPVPMETDELAWLFYTSGTTGRPKGVMITCGNITSMTLNYFVDVDEVKTGDAILYAAPMSHGAGLYNFMHVLRGARHVVPESGGFDAAEILNIAPELTSVSMFAAPTMVRRMVDEAKVSGGTGEGIRTVVYAGGPMYEADILEAVEVMGARFVQIYGQGECPMGITALSRTEVSDRSHARWRTRLNSVGTAQSSVRVKVVDGEGAELPAGEVGEITVRGSTVMKGYWQNPEATDATIRDAWLWTGDMGRLDDEGYLTLQDRSKDVIISGGTNIYPREVEEVLLRHPAVHEVAVIGIPDPEWGEIVVAFVVCAEGLSVEAAALDALCLDQIARFKRPKIYRFAEALPKNNYGKVLKTDLRNLLAAEEEEK; encoded by the coding sequence ATGAACCCGGCTGAATGGCTGTACCGCACCGCGACCAAGACGCCCGGCGCTCCGGCGCTTTTTTCCGGAACAAAGCAGATTGCAGACTATGCAAAATTTGCAAAAGCAGCCGCAGCCATTGCCGCCGCGCTGCAACAGCGCGGCATAGAGCGTGGCGACCGGGTGGCGGTGTTTATGTCGAACAGCCCCGCCTATCTTGAGGTGCTTTACGGCATCTGGTGGGCCGGGGCGGCGGCCGTGCCAATCAATGCGAAACTGCACGGCAAGGAAGCGGCCTGGATGGTTTCTGACGCCGGTGCGCGGCTGGTGTTTTGCGACGACAAATCCGCCGCAGCCCTTCCCAAATATGTGGCGGAGGATGTGACCGTCGTTTCTTGCCAGGGCCCAGACTATGCGGTCCTGCGTGGCACTCCAGCGATGAACCAGCCCGTGCCGATGGAAACGGACGAGCTTGCCTGGCTGTTCTATACGTCGGGCACCACCGGACGGCCGAAGGGTGTGATGATCACCTGCGGCAATATCACTTCCATGACGCTGAACTATTTCGTTGATGTCGACGAAGTAAAGACCGGCGATGCGATTCTTTATGCCGCGCCGATGAGCCACGGCGCCGGGCTTTATAATTTCATGCATGTCTTGCGCGGCGCACGCCATGTTGTTCCGGAAAGCGGCGGTTTCGATGCCGCGGAAATTCTGAACATCGCACCGGAGCTGACATCTGTCAGCATGTTTGCCGCGCCCACTATGGTGCGCCGGATGGTCGATGAGGCGAAGGTCTCAGGCGGGACGGGAGAGGGCATCCGTACCGTCGTTTATGCCGGCGGGCCAATGTATGAGGCCGACATTCTGGAGGCGGTCGAGGTGATGGGCGCGCGGTTTGTTCAGATCTACGGTCAGGGCGAATGCCCGATGGGGATCACTGCCCTTTCGCGCACAGAGGTTTCGGACCGCAGCCATGCGCGCTGGCGCACGCGGCTCAATTCCGTCGGTACGGCGCAGTCTTCGGTCCGGGTGAAGGTCGTGGACGGGGAGGGCGCCGAGCTTCCCGCCGGCGAAGTCGGCGAGATCACAGTGCGGGGCTCCACCGTGATGAAAGGCTATTGGCAGAACCCTGAAGCAACCGATGCCACGATCCGGGACGCTTGGCTCTGGACCGGCGACATGGGCCGGTTGGATGACGAGGGCTATCTGACCCTGCAAGACCGCTCAAAGGATGTGATCATTTCCGGCGGTACCAACATCTATCCGAGAGAAGTGGAAGAGGTACTCTTACGCCATCCAGCGGTCCATGAAGTGGCCGTCATCGGCATACCGGATCCGGAATGGGGCGAGATCGTTGTGGCCTTCGTCGTCTGTGCCGAAGGACTGTCAGTTGAGGCAGCGGCGCTCGATGCGCTGTGTCTCGATCAGATCGCCCGGTTCAAACGCCCCAAAATTTACCGGTTTGCCGAGGCGCTGCCGAAGAACAATTACGGCAAAGTCCTGAAAACCGACTTGCGCAATCTGCTGGCGGCAGAGGAGGAGGAAAAATGA